Below is a genomic region from Armatimonadota bacterium.
CTCCTGACGGTCGAGGCGCTGCCGGATCTCGCCTTCCAGGCCCAGGACCTGCTGATCTGAAAGGGCGCCCGGGCGTCGTGACCCGCCTCCCGGTCGCCGCGCTGCTCGCGGGCGCCTTCACCTTCCTGGGACTCCCGGCCCCGCCAGCCCGGGCCATGCCCCTGTCGTCGTCCTCCGGGGCGGCCGTTGCGGCGTCTTCGGCGCCCGTCACGCTCACGGCTCAGCGGGCCCGGGTCTCGCCCGGCCCCGTCGCCCAGCCGGTCCCGGTGCTTTCCGGCCCCGCCGTCATCGAGGCCGACGAGATCGCCTACGACGCCGCCACGGAGACGGTCACGGCTGCGGGCCGCGTCCGCGTTACCCACCCCCGATTTCGCCTGCTGGCCGGGCGGATCACCTACGACCTCCGGGCGCAGCTGCTGACGGCCGAGGGCGGCGTGCGGCTCATCGACGAGACCGGCCGCGAGCTCCGCGGGGAGCGGCTCATGCTCGACGTGCGCCGGGAACGTGCCGTGGTCCTGGACGCGGAGACCATCGTCAACCAGGTCTACCTCCGGGGCGCCCGCGTCGACGCCTCGCCCGCGCGCATTCAGGTGCAGGACGCCACGGCGACGCTCTGCGACCCGCGCAGGCCGCTCGTCCGCGTCACGGCCCGACGGGTGGAGGTCCGCCCGGGGGAGGAGCTCGTCGCCCGCGAGGCCTCGCTGTGGCTGGGATCCACCCGGCTCGTGACGCTGGGGACCTACCGGCAGTCGCTGAGACCGGGGGAGCAAGGCCGGAATCTCCCCAGCGCCGGCTACAACACCGCGGACGGGTTCTGGGTCGCCTACCCCTACGCCTATCGGCTCGACCAGGTGGCGGGCGAGCTGAACGCCAGGTACACGACGCGGGCCGGCTTCTTCCTCCTCAATACGCTCCGGTACGAGCGTCCTGCCTGGGCAGCCACACTACGGACCGGCCGCACCCAAATCGTGGACGTCGACGGTGTCGCCCGCCGGGTCACGCTGGCGGAAGCCTCCCTCGCCGTGCCCGCCCGGGCCCAACCCCCGGGGTTCTCCTGGTCGGCGCACCTCTCCGCGGGCTGGGCCGCCGAGGAGGACTCCGGCGTCTCCGCCCCCAGAGTGGACGCCCTGGTCACGCTCAGCTCCCCGCCCGTGCGGCTGGGCCCGGACCTGGCGGTCCAGACGGGCTTCTCCGCGCGCTACACCGCCTACGGCACCGCCGGCCAGCGCACGGTCCTGGGCCTCGTTGCGGGCGCCGGGGCCTCGCTGGGCCCGCGGACGAGCGCCTCCCTCCGCTACGACCTGACCGCCGTGAGCGGCGCCACCCCTTTCTTGTATGACCGGATCCTGCCGGCCAGCACCGCCACCCTGAGTCTGGTCCACCACCTCCCCCCGATCCGGGCCTCCCTGGTCCTCTCGCACAACTTCATCGGCCCGGAGACGAAACTTTCCGGGGAGGTCAGCAGCCCCCTCGGCCCGAATATCTCCCTGGCAGTGGCCGCGGTCGTCAACCTGACGACCCGGGCCCTGGAGGACCTGGACTACACGCTGGCGTACCGGTGCGATTGTGTGGCCGCCTCCCTCCGGTACCGGCAGGTGCGGCGGGAGGTGTGGGTCGAGGTGAGCCTGGTGCCGTCGCCGGCAGTGGCGTTCCAGCGCCCGGCGGAGCCGTAGCCGGTGGCGTGTGGAGCGCCACCCCTTCCCGACGGGGAGGCCATGAGACTCGTCACGACGATTCCCGGGCACATCTTTCGGGAGTACGACATCCGCGGCGTGGTGGGCGAGGACCTCACCCCGGAGGGGATGTACACGATCGCCCGGGCCTTTGCCACCTTCCTGGTCGCCCGCGGTGGCGAGCGCCGGGCCCTCGTGGGGCGCGACAACCGCCTCCACTCTCCCGCACTCGCCGGGGCGGCCGTCGAGGGGCTGCGCGACGGCGGGTTCGCCGTGGTGGACATCGGCACCGTCATCACGCCGGCCTTCTACTTCGCCCGGATCCACTACGGGATCGACGGCGGGATGATGATCACCGCGAGCCACAACCCGCCGGAGTACAACGGGGTCAAGCTGGCCCACGGACACGCCACCCTCTACGGCGAGGAGATCCAGGCGGTGCGCCGCTTGGTGGAAGGCGGGGACTTCGTCAGCGGCCGCGGCCGGGTGGAGGAGCGCGACGTCCTCCCCGCGTACAAGGCCATGCTCGCGGAGAAGATCCGCCTGGGCCGCCGCCGGCTGAAGGTGGCGGTGGACTGCGGGAACGGGACGGCCAGCCTGGTGGCTCCCGACGTCATCGAGTCCTGGGGGGTGGAGGTCCTCCGGCAGCACTGCGACTCCGACCCGACCTTCCCCCACCACCAGCCGAACCCGGTCAAGCCCGAGAACGTGCAGGACCTCATCGAGCTGGTGCGCCGGGAGCGGTGCGACCTGGGCATCGGCTTCGACGGGGACGGCGACCGGATCGGGGTGGTGGACGACCAGGGACAGATCGTCTGGGGTGACATCCTCATGATCCTCTTCTGGCGGGAGATCCTGCCCCGCCACCCCGGCGCCCTGGCCCTCATCGAGGTGAAGTGTTCCCAGGCGCTCGTGGACGAGGTGGAGCGGCTGGGGGGACGGCCGCTCTTCCACCCGACGGGGCACTCCCTCATCAAGGCCACGATGCGGCAACGCGGCGCCGTCTTCGCCGGGGAGATGTCCGGGCATATGTTCTTCGCGGACGAATACTTCGGGTACGACGACGCGGTCTACGCCGCCGGGCGCCTGCTGCGGATCCTGTCTGGAAGCCAGGAGGCGCTCTCCACCATCCTGTCCACCCTCCCCCGCTACCCGGCGACCCCCGAAGTCTACCTGGAGGTGTCCGACGCGTTGAAGTTCGACGTGGTGCGCCGGGTGACGAAGGAGTTCCAGGCCCAGGGGTACCCGGTGGTGGACGTCGACGGTGCCCGAATCCTCTTCCCTGACGGCTGGGGGTTGGTGCGGGCCAGCAACACGCAGCCGGCGCTCGTGCTCCGGGCGGAGGCGCGGAATGCCCCGGCCCTGGGACGCGTGAAGCGCCTCCTCGAGGAGACCCTGGCACGCGTGGCTGCTCTGCCGCATCCGGAGTGGTAGAGGCTCGTGGACGATGAACTAGACCTCCGACAACTGGTCGCCGCCCTGTGGAGGCGTCGCGCCATTGTGGGCGCCGTCACGGTCCTCGCCGTGGCGGCCGCCGTGGCCGCGAACCTCCTGCTGCCGCACGTGTACGAATCGGTGGCGATTGTCCAGCTCAGTGAGCACAGCGCGGCCGCCTATGCCTCCCCCGCCTCCGCCGCCAATGTGATCACCAGCCTCGACTTCCTGGAAACCGTTGCCGCTCAGAGCGGCCTGGGACTCTCCGTCCGGGAACTGGAGAGGCGCCGCCTGGTCAGGGCCGAGCCCGTTCGGGACACCCGCATGGTCCGGATTCGAGCCCGTGCCGATGCACCGGAGCGGGCCCGACGGCTGGCGGATACGGTGGTGCGGGCGCTCGTCGCCCGCGCGTCCGAGCGGGTGGTCGAACGCCGTCGCGACCTCGAGAGGCGGCTTCGCACGGTGGACGCGCAGCTCGCGGAGGTCCGGAGAATCCTCGCCCTCTCCCGCGAGGTCCTGGCCGGACTTCAGCGGGGAGCCGGAATGGCGGAGGAGGACCGCGGGTTCGTTCGAACGTTGTTTACATTGAACAGCCTCGGGGTGGCCGAGGCTCTCTACCGCGGCCTTTCGGAGTCGCAGAGAGCGCTCACAGCCGAACTGCTGGCCATTGAACGCCCCGTGGTCGTGCAGAACCCCTCGCGCCCCCTCCAGCCGGTCAGCCCCCGCAAGGCGCTCAACGTGACCATCGCTGGCGTCCTTGGCCTGATGCTCGGGGTGATGCTTGCCTTCGTATGGGACGCTTTTGTTGGACAGCAGGTGGTTAATGCGGCAGTAGGGAAGGCTAGTAGTATGATTGGCCAATCGAGGAGGCCTGAGCTATGAGGAGTTGTGTCTCTTTGTAGACCAGACCGCGCAACTGCTTGCTAGACATCCAAGATCGGGGGAAGCGGAGGGTGACATCTCAAATCTTTTACATCCCTTGATAAGAGCACCTGCGGCTGATTGCCAGTCGGTAGAATGATTCCGACCGTGACCACCGGAAGAATCGAATTTTTGGCGAATGCCTCGAGAGGGTTTTAGTACGCTCGATACTTCGATGGGAACTGGAGGGGAGGACGGCGTCCGCGACCTGTGGCCGGGTTTGAGTCCGAGTTTCTATCCTTTGAGCCCAGGTTTCTATGCTAGGGTGCAACTTGACGACAGGCAGCACTGTGGCGTAATCAGGACTGTTCTCTCTGGTTGAGTCAGCATGCTTGCGGGCTACGGCGTCTCAGTAGATCGCGTGGGACGGTGGGCAGAGCCCGGAGTCTCTTCTATCGCAAGGGAAGGGGAGTGTATCGGTATTGTTGGTCTCGGTTACGTAGGGCTAGCACTGGCCTGTGCTTTTGGCAGGGCTTTCCGCACGGTTGGGTTTGGCAGCGACTCCAGTCGAATACGCGAGCTGCGGGAGGGGATCGATCGCAACGGCGAACAGAGTCCTGAGAGTGTTCGTGCTCCGCTTCTAGAGGTGACCGACAATCTTGATCGGTTGCGAGACGTGTCCTTCTTTGTCATCGCGGTATCTACTCCCATCGATCGGAGCAAACGACCAGATCTCTCTGCGCTCATCGGCGCTAGTCGAATGATAGGACGGAGCCTCAATGACCCGGGTAGGCGGCGGGATCTCGTCCCCGTTATTGTTTATGAGTCAACGGTGTACCCGGGTTGCACGGAAGAGGTCTGCGTCCCCATCCTTGAGGCGGAATCAGGGTTGGTCGCGGGTCGAGGCTTCAAAGTTGGATACTCTCCCGAGCGTATCAACCCGGGCGACCCGGAGCACACCATCGAGAACGTCGTCAAAATCGTAGCTGCCCAAGATCCAGAAACGCTTGAACTAATAGCCTCCATTTATGGAACTATTGTTAAGGCTGGTATCGCTCGTGCACCCGATATCCGCACTGCGGAGGCGGCAAAAGTTATTGAAAACGTGCAGCGTGACCTGAACATCGCTTTGATCAACGAACTGGCAACATTATTTCATCGGTTGGGTTTAAACACACACGATGTGCTTCGCTTGGCGCGAACTAAGTGGAATTTTCTACCTTTTGAGCCCGGCCTGGTGGGAGGGGACTGCATTCCGGTTGACCCCTACTACTTGACCTATAAGGCGCAAGAGGTGAATCATCATCCCGAAGTCATCCTGGCCGGCCGAAGAATTAACGATGCAATGGGGACATACGTTGCTCGCGAGACGGTTAGACTGATCATCCGCTCAGGCAAGCCCGTGTTAGGTGCGCAAGCACTGGTCCTCGGGGTTGCGTTCAAGGAGAACGTGCGCGACACGCGGAATACACAGGTTGTGGAGCTCGTACAAGAGTTGACCAGCAATGGAGTCGTTGTCTCCGTTTTCGATCCGCTGGTCCGGAAGGATCAGTTGGATCAGTTGGGACTTCACGCCGTAGCCGATCCCTTCGAGCACGGAATTCGGTATGACGCATTGATTCTGGCGGTTCCACACCGCTACTTTTGCGAGCGCACGGCATCAGAGTACCTGAAGCTCTTTCGGGGAGATGGCCGGCCTGTGTTCGTCGATGTGAAGGGAGTTTTTCGTGACGTTTTCGCGGACAATGACATTCTCTACTGGAGCCTCTGAGAAGGTGTGGAACCCATGCCCCACGCGCTGATCACAGGAGGGGCCGGATTTATCGGTTCCCACTTGGCTGAAACGCTGCTTGCCGATTCTTGGACGGTGGAAATCATTGACGATCTTTCGACAGGCAGCATTGCGAATATTGCTCACTTGCGGGAACATCCAGGATTCTCCTACGTACTAGACACCGTGATGAACCGTTCCTTGATGATGGAGCTCGTCGATAAAGCCGATGCGGTCTTTCATCTGGCTGCTGCAGTGGGTGTGCGACTCATCGTGGAGGAGCCAGTACGGACTATCGAGACAAACATCAAGGCTACCGAGCTTGTCTTAGGGTTGTGTGCGCGAAAGCAAAAGCGCGTGTTGTTGTCGTCGACGTCCGAGGTATATGGAAAACTCGATCGACCCCGATTCGGCGAGGAAGATGATCTGGTACTGGGGCCGACCTCAAGATCTCGCTGGTGCTATGCCGCATCAAAGATTATTGACGAGTTCCTCGCCCAGGCCTATTTCAAGACAAAGGCACTGCCCGTGATCGTCGTCCGCCTTTTCAACACAATCGGTCCGCGGCAGACGGGACAGTACGGAATGGTCGTCCCCCGTTTCGTCCGCCAAGCCTTGGCTGGGCAACCGATAACGGTTTATGGTGACGGCACGCAACGTCGATCGTTCGCATGGGTGGGAGATGTAGCGAATGCCATGGTGGCGTTGATCCGCTCCCCGGATGCTGTGGGGCAGGTTTTCAATGTCGGTCACACGAAGGAGATAAGCATCTTGGAGCTGGCGCGGTTGATAAAAGAGCTTGCTGGTAGTCGCTCCGAAATTGTATTCGTTCCTTACGATGAAGCGTACGAAGAGGGCTTCGAAGACATGCCTCGGCGTCTGCCTGACCTAACGAAGATCCAACGAACTATAGGCTATGAACCGAGTATGGACCTCCCCGAGATGCTTGAGCGTATCATTGCTTATCACCGGACTACGCAGAGTACTCCTGTTCCAAGCACCCTAGCGAAAGGGACAGAGTGATGAAGGAGGTGGCAGCGGCCGGGCAGGCCGTGCAGCCGATTTCCCTCGAGATTCAGCGATGGGTGAGGGAGTACCTGGCTCTCCGGCCCTTGGAGAGGACCAGCCAATGGCGAATACCGCTCAGTGTTCCCACGTATGGATGGCAGGAGATCTGTGAAGCTATTGACACGCTCCTCTCTGGGCAGGTCACGATGGGCGAGAAAGTGAAGCAGTTTGAGCGGCTGTTTGCGGCATATCTCGGAGTTCGGCATGCAGTCATGGTCAACTCTGGGTCCAGTGCAAACTTAATCGCCCTGAGTCTTCTTAGTCATCCCGAGCTGGCCAATCATCTTCGAGCGGGTGACGAAGTCATCGTGCCTGCCGTGCCATGGTCGACCACTGTCTTTCCCGTACTCCAGGTAGGGGCAATTCCGGTTTTTGTAGATGTCGATCTTGAGACATTCAACATCTCCATTGAAGAGATCGAGAAGGCGATCACACCTCGGACTCGTGCAGTGATCGTGGTGCACCTCCTGGGCCGACCTGTCGACATGGATGCCGTCCTCGCCGTGGCTCAGGAACATGGTCTCTTTGTCATCGAGGACGCTTGCGAAGCACCAGGGGCCATGGTCCACGGACGCAAGGTCGGAACTTTCGGCGACGTGGCGACTTTTAGCTTCTTCTTCTCACATCATATCAGCACCATTGAAGGCGGTCTCGTGGTGACCAACAACGACGATTTTGCTGATCTAGCGCGGTCCCTGCGTGCTCATGGCTGGGTGCGTGAGATGATAGCGCGAGAGGCCTGGGCAGCGAGATGCCCGGATTTTGATCCTCGCTTTCTGTTCGTTACGGCGGGCTATAATTTCCGGCCAACGGAAATTCAGGGTGCTTTTGGTATCCATCAAATGGAGAAGTTGGAAGCTTACATCGAGATACGCCGGGCTAATGCGGCCTACTGGCGCGACCATTTGAGTCCGTACCAGGATCGCTTGGCCATCGCCGACGAACATGCGGGCGGCCGGCATGTCTGGTTCAGCTATCCGCTGCGGATCCTGCCCGGAGCGGGCTTTGGTCGGAGAGAACTCGCCAGAGCGCTAGAGGCGAACGGCATCGAGACACGGCCAATCATGGCGGGGAATATGGCCGCGCAACCGGTGATGCGGCTGTATGGACATCGGAGGGTTGGGGCCCTGTCAAACGCCGCCGAAATCGGCCGAAATGCCCTTCTGTTCGGGAACCACCATGGCGTCACGGAGGAGGATCGTGCCTACATCGTCTCCTGCATCACTTCCTTCTTACGACATCGGTGACCAGCTCATGGGGCGCCGTGCGCTGATTACCGGGATCACAGGTCAGGACGGAGCCTATCTCGCACAGCTCCTCCTTGACAAAGGGTATGAGGTCTTCGGAATGTACCGCCGCAGCGCCAGCCCGAACTTCTGGCGATTGCACGCTCTAGGCTTGGCAGAGCGCGTAAATCTGGCGCCCGGGGATGTGACTGATTTCCCCTCCCTTCTCGCGTTAATCGAGAGAATTGCTCCTGACGAGATTTATAACTTAGCAGCCATGAGCTTTATCGGAACGTCCTTCGAGATTCCCATTGCAACAGGACAGGTGGATGGGCTGGGAGTGGTAACGTGCCTGGAGGCTATTCGCACGCTCAATCCCCGCGGTATCCGATTCTACCAGGCGTCAACATCGGAGATCTTTGGACGTGTTCGGCCGGATCATCTTCCGCTACGAGAGGATTCAGAAAAAACCCCGGCCTCACCCTACGGCGCGGCTAAGTTGTACGGGTACCAAGTGACCCGAATATATCGCGAGGCATATGGACTCTACGCTGTTAATGGCATCCTGTTCAATCATGAGTCTCCGCTTCGTGGTCTGGAATTTGTTAGTCGAAAAATCTCTAATGCAGCAGCGAAGATTGCGCTGGGGTTGGACAAAGAACTCGTTCTGGGGAACGTGCACGCAGTGCGAGATTGGGGTTATGCACCGGAGTACGTCGAGAGCATGTGGTTGATGCTCCAGGCACCTGCTCCCGATGACTATGTTATTTGTACGGGAGAAGGTCATTCGGTTCTGGAGATGGTTGAGGAGTGCTTTCGGCACTTGGGGCTCGATTATGAGGCCTATCTGCGTGTCGATGACGCGCTGAGACGCCCGCTTGACGTTGACTGGCTCGTGGGAGATGCCGGGAAGGCGCATCGAGTGCTGGGGTGGTCACCTCGGGTCAAGTTTCATAGTCTCATGAAGATCATGGTCGAAGCCGATCTCGAGAGGTGGCGGAGGTTCCTGGAGGGGAAACCGGAAGTGTGGGATGCTCCCTTTCATCTGAGCGAACATCGGCATTTCTTTGCGCGGAACCGCCTTCAGCCAGCATGATTGTCAGTATTGTTGGCGCGACCGGCTTCATAGGCACCTGGTTAGCGGAACGCCTGCACCGTGAGCAGGGGTGTGCGCTAAAATTGGTGGTCCGATCCTGCGATCGACTCCCCCATACCTGGCGCGAGGCTAAGGATGTGACGATCTACGAGGCCGATGTAGCAACAGCAGGGCTTCGGTTGAAGCATTGGCTAGTCGACAGCGATGTCGTGTACCATCTAGCCGGGAGTCCTGGCGTGTGGTTCTCTTATCAAAACCCGATAGCGGACGCGCGTATCTCGGTTCTAGGAACCGTCAATCTGCTGGAGGCCCTGCGGGCGAGTGGGCATGGCAAGATCGTCTTGCTCTCCACGTGCCGCGTGTACTCCAATCTCTACGATGCGGATGAGGACACGCCCACTGAGCCCACATCTCCATATGCGGCAGGCAAGCTTGCGGCCGAGTCCTACACACAACTTTACGGACGGCGGTTCGGACTTCGCTGGACGATTCTCCGACCTTCCTGGGTCTATGGACCTCGAATGGTGAAGAATCCTATCTACGATCTGGCGTTGGGATTTCTTGATCGACGCCCGGTGCGCTTGAGCATCTCTGCTGACAGTGCGCTCGATTTTATCCATGTTCGGGACGTGGTGGAAGCACTAGTGCGTGCAAGTGGAATGAGCTGGGACAACTTGATTGTCAATGTGAGCAGTGCTCAATCCGTTCCTCTGCGGGAAGTCCTGGCCATGATGCATCGGAAGTTCGGCTACGTCGTGGAGGTCGAGCATGTTTCGAACAACATCCTGAGCGCCCGCGTGATCAACGACTTGGCACGCCGCCTTGGATGGTGGCCAATCGTCCCACTTGAACAGGGAATCGGCGAGACCGTAGAGGCACTCCGAATGGATCCCGCACGACCCCAAAATCTGTGATCGCCCGAAATACTCTTCTGAACCTCATGGGGCAGGCCCTGCCTCTCTTCGTTGGTGCCCTTGCTCTGCCCGTTGCTTTCCGGGGATTGGGCCCCGAACGGTTTGGGATACTGTCACTGGCTTGGATGCTCTTGGGATACTTCAGTCTGGCCGATCTCGGTTTGGGGCGTGCGATCACCAAGTACTCAGCTGAGGCGCTAGCCCGTCGGGATGTCACGGCATTGCCAGCTGTCGTCCATGCCGGTATTGCTCTTCTATTGCTGCTGGGCCTTGTAGCCGCTATTGGGCTCAGCCTGATTGCCCCCCTCCTCGCCTCTCGCATCTTTGTCATTCCGCCAGGGCTAAAGGATGAGGCGAACCGAATGTTCAATCAACTCGCTCTGCTGATGCCATTTGCGGTTATGATTCCCGGTCTTCGAGGAGTCCTCGAGGCAGACCAGCGGTTTGATCTCGTCAATCTCATCCGAGCAACGACGAACGCTCTGCTATTTGCACTGCCGGCTCTCGGAGCAGTGTTGGGGTGGTCTTTGGATGCTCTGGTGAGTGGGCTGCTTGTTGTGGTGGCGGGGAGCTTCTTAGTTACGGGATGGGCCGTCGTGCGACGTCATCCCGTCCTATTGCGATTCTCTCATATAGACGGAGAGTGGGTTAGAAAGCTGCTTGGTTTCGGAGGATGGTTGATTATTCCTAACATTCTCTTCCCAGTGTTGCTCCACGTCGATAGGTTTTTTCTTGGTGCCTTCTATTCCGTTTCTACCGTCGGATACTACACAGTTGCGCACGAAATGGTGCTTAGGCTGTGGATCGTCCCTTCGAGTGCGGCGATGGCGCTGTTCCCGGCATTCGCGGCGCTGAGCTCGGCCGATGCTGAACGAACAGCGCTGCTATTCGCTCGCGCCACGAAGTACCTCGTCTTTATCATGGGCCTGGGTGCTATCCTGGTCATCCTGTTGGCGCCGGAGATACTCAGGGTATGGATGGGTCCGGACGTGGCCGAGGCCGGCACCTGGGCCCTGCGGGTGCTAACTGTGGGCATAGCAGTAAATGCTGGAACGTGGGTGGCATACAGCTTTCTACAGGGGATGGGACGGACAGCGAGCATCGCTAAGGCTTATTTGGTCGAATTGCCGCTACGCGTAATTTCTGCTTGGCTGCTGGTGACGCACTTCGCCCTCTTGGGGGCCGCGACCGCGTGGAGTTTCTGGCTGCTCCTAGATGCGCTCTTTTTCGCTTACGTAGCTCGCAGGACACTGCCCGCCATCGGCCCGGCCTTGACCGCCACGGGATTCCCGTGGACGGTGGTTCTCCTGGGCGTTGTGACAACGGCGGGCTTCTCCGTGTACCTCCTGCCCATTCCTCCTGCGGTTCAAGCCATGGGTTCCCTTGCTCTGGCGGCTGCAGTGGTCGTGCTTGCGTGGCGGCGCATCTTTGACTACACAGAGACGGAATCGGTTTTCGCGCAGATACGACGGATCCTGATCCCCAATACGTGGCCTG
It encodes:
- a CDS encoding nucleotide sugar dehydrogenase, which encodes MLAGYGVSVDRVGRWAEPGVSSIAREGECIGIVGLGYVGLALACAFGRAFRTVGFGSDSSRIRELREGIDRNGEQSPESVRAPLLEVTDNLDRLRDVSFFVIAVSTPIDRSKRPDLSALIGASRMIGRSLNDPGRRRDLVPVIVYESTVYPGCTEEVCVPILEAESGLVAGRGFKVGYSPERINPGDPEHTIENVVKIVAAQDPETLELIASIYGTIVKAGIARAPDIRTAEAAKVIENVQRDLNIALINELATLFHRLGLNTHDVLRLARTKWNFLPFEPGLVGGDCIPVDPYYLTYKAQEVNHHPEVILAGRRINDAMGTYVARETVRLIIRSGKPVLGAQALVLGVAFKENVRDTRNTQVVELVQELTSNGVVVSVFDPLVRKDQLDQLGLHAVADPFEHGIRYDALILAVPHRYFCERTASEYLKLFRGDGRPVFVDVKGVFRDVFADNDILYWSL
- a CDS encoding phosphomannomutase/phosphoglucomutase, which translates into the protein MRLVTTIPGHIFREYDIRGVVGEDLTPEGMYTIARAFATFLVARGGERRALVGRDNRLHSPALAGAAVEGLRDGGFAVVDIGTVITPAFYFARIHYGIDGGMMITASHNPPEYNGVKLAHGHATLYGEEIQAVRRLVEGGDFVSGRGRVEERDVLPAYKAMLAEKIRLGRRRLKVAVDCGNGTASLVAPDVIESWGVEVLRQHCDSDPTFPHHQPNPVKPENVQDLIELVRRERCDLGIGFDGDGDRIGVVDDQGQIVWGDILMILFWREILPRHPGALALIEVKCSQALVDEVERLGGRPLFHPTGHSLIKATMRQRGAVFAGEMSGHMFFADEYFGYDDAVYAAGRLLRILSGSQEALSTILSTLPRYPATPEVYLEVSDALKFDVVRRVTKEFQAQGYPVVDVDGARILFPDGWGLVRASNTQPALVLRAEARNAPALGRVKRLLEETLARVAALPHPEW
- a CDS encoding GDP-mannose 4,6-dehydratase; protein product: MPTSSPASLPSYDIGDQLMGRRALITGITGQDGAYLAQLLLDKGYEVFGMYRRSASPNFWRLHALGLAERVNLAPGDVTDFPSLLALIERIAPDEIYNLAAMSFIGTSFEIPIATGQVDGLGVVTCLEAIRTLNPRGIRFYQASTSEIFGRVRPDHLPLREDSEKTPASPYGAAKLYGYQVTRIYREAYGLYAVNGILFNHESPLRGLEFVSRKISNAAAKIALGLDKELVLGNVHAVRDWGYAPEYVESMWLMLQAPAPDDYVICTGEGHSVLEMVEECFRHLGLDYEAYLRVDDALRRPLDVDWLVGDAGKAHRVLGWSPRVKFHSLMKIMVEADLERWRRFLEGKPEVWDAPFHLSEHRHFFARNRLQPA
- a CDS encoding flippase; amino-acid sequence: MIARNTLLNLMGQALPLFVGALALPVAFRGLGPERFGILSLAWMLLGYFSLADLGLGRAITKYSAEALARRDVTALPAVVHAGIALLLLLGLVAAIGLSLIAPLLASRIFVIPPGLKDEANRMFNQLALLMPFAVMIPGLRGVLEADQRFDLVNLIRATTNALLFALPALGAVLGWSLDALVSGLLVVVAGSFLVTGWAVVRRHPVLLRFSHIDGEWVRKLLGFGGWLIIPNILFPVLLHVDRFFLGAFYSVSTVGYYTVAHEMVLRLWIVPSSAAMALFPAFAALSSADAERTALLFARATKYLVFIMGLGAILVILLAPEILRVWMGPDVAEAGTWALRVLTVGIAVNAGTWVAYSFLQGMGRTASIAKAYLVELPLRVISAWLLVTHFALLGAATAWSFWLLLDALFFAYVARRTLPAIGPALTATGFPWTVVLLGVVTTAGFSVYLLPIPPAVQAMGSLALAAAVVVLAWRRIFDYTETESVFAQIRRILIPNTWPA
- a CDS encoding DegT/DnrJ/EryC1/StrS family aminotransferase, translating into MGEKVKQFERLFAAYLGVRHAVMVNSGSSANLIALSLLSHPELANHLRAGDEVIVPAVPWSTTVFPVLQVGAIPVFVDVDLETFNISIEEIEKAITPRTRAVIVVHLLGRPVDMDAVLAVAQEHGLFVIEDACEAPGAMVHGRKVGTFGDVATFSFFFSHHISTIEGGLVVTNNDDFADLARSLRAHGWVREMIAREAWAARCPDFDPRFLFVTAGYNFRPTEIQGAFGIHQMEKLEAYIEIRRANAAYWRDHLSPYQDRLAIADEHAGGRHVWFSYPLRILPGAGFGRRELARALEANGIETRPIMAGNMAAQPVMRLYGHRRVGALSNAAEIGRNALLFGNHHGVTEEDRAYIVSCITSFLRHR
- a CDS encoding GDP-mannose 4,6-dehydratase, with product MPHALITGGAGFIGSHLAETLLADSWTVEIIDDLSTGSIANIAHLREHPGFSYVLDTVMNRSLMMELVDKADAVFHLAAAVGVRLIVEEPVRTIETNIKATELVLGLCARKQKRVLLSSTSEVYGKLDRPRFGEEDDLVLGPTSRSRWCYAASKIIDEFLAQAYFKTKALPVIVVRLFNTIGPRQTGQYGMVVPRFVRQALAGQPITVYGDGTQRRSFAWVGDVANAMVALIRSPDAVGQVFNVGHTKEISILELARLIKELAGSRSEIVFVPYDEAYEEGFEDMPRRLPDLTKIQRTIGYEPSMDLPEMLERIIAYHRTTQSTPVPSTLAKGTE
- a CDS encoding NAD(P)-dependent oxidoreductase, yielding MIVSIVGATGFIGTWLAERLHREQGCALKLVVRSCDRLPHTWREAKDVTIYEADVATAGLRLKHWLVDSDVVYHLAGSPGVWFSYQNPIADARISVLGTVNLLEALRASGHGKIVLLSTCRVYSNLYDADEDTPTEPTSPYAAGKLAAESYTQLYGRRFGLRWTILRPSWVYGPRMVKNPIYDLALGFLDRRPVRLSISADSALDFIHVRDVVEALVRASGMSWDNLIVNVSSAQSVPLREVLAMMHRKFGYVVEVEHVSNNILSARVINDLARRLGWWPIVPLEQGIGETVEALRMDPARPQNL
- a CDS encoding Wzz/FepE/Etk N-terminal domain-containing protein produces the protein MDDELDLRQLVAALWRRRAIVGAVTVLAVAAAVAANLLLPHVYESVAIVQLSEHSAAAYASPASAANVITSLDFLETVAAQSGLGLSVRELERRRLVRAEPVRDTRMVRIRARADAPERARRLADTVVRALVARASERVVERRRDLERRLRTVDAQLAEVRRILALSREVLAGLQRGAGMAEEDRGFVRTLFTLNSLGVAEALYRGLSESQRALTAELLAIERPVVVQNPSRPLQPVSPRKALNVTIAGVLGLMLGVMLAFVWDAFVGQQVVNAAVGKASSMIGQSRRPEL